A DNA window from Desertifilum tharense IPPAS B-1220 contains the following coding sequences:
- a CDS encoding N-acetyltransferase, translating to MGLIELREITQENWLDCVSLELKKEQKTYVASNAFSLAQASYEPNCWPLAVYHETTMVGFVMCGRNDREQYWILRLMVDYRYQGRGYGKAALESAIAFLQTQPDCHDIFIDYVEGNTLAQKLYRSLGFVPTGEKIDREIVMRLSLKR from the coding sequence ATGGGCTTGATTGAGTTGCGAGAAATTACTCAAGAAAACTGGTTAGATTGTGTTAGCTTGGAATTGAAAAAAGAGCAAAAAACTTATGTGGCTAGTAATGCATTTTCCCTAGCACAAGCAAGCTATGAACCCAATTGTTGGCCGCTGGCGGTCTATCATGAAACAACAATGGTCGGTTTTGTCATGTGCGGTCGCAACGATCGCGAACAATACTGGATCTTACGGTTGATGGTAGACTATCGCTATCAGGGACGCGGGTATGGGAAAGCGGCGCTAGAAAGTGCGATCGCCTTTTTGCAAACTCAACCCGACTGTCACGACATTTTCATTGACTATGTAGAAGGAAACACCCTCGCGCAGAAGCTTTACCGCAGTTTGGGGTTTGTCCCCACGGGTGAGAAAATCGATCGCGAAATTGTGATGCGGCTCTCGTTGAAGCGCTAA
- a CDS encoding AAA family ATPase: protein MGSGNFNHYEDSPVNNSPQGKGLLGAGWRPLTRQFNWDYFFHLASQDSWELMQKFMSATSDIADAMGRNQYTWWANLLNVFSEDTRYYLDEFWNYITPEAPLPDYRYKDILSVEAPVVQTVSRDAIPIDFVLNRLQEITIFKVLDLLGKPDLITQYFMDRSYYYPSVRFINWERLEIMGSAYAYWSEAQVWLQIDYLGRGGRRRYTLIANNITPLVTKATYNLAVMLSGYQSRVGQVHAEFAIRSFPADIQSFTDRVQQAILDSDQLAILVQGEPGTGKTAWTQAVAREILAPLGYVIFILDHDAVENFVPPSYLERICLIINEADNLAQNRASLVAQNNSKTEHILSLLDGTLYQSVIDDAGVHAKQKLVVLMTCNTTERLDPAMLRKGRVDLMYDFVHRFV from the coding sequence ATGGGTTCAGGAAACTTCAACCACTACGAAGATTCTCCAGTTAACAACTCTCCCCAAGGCAAAGGATTATTAGGCGCAGGCTGGCGACCCTTAACGCGACAATTTAATTGGGATTACTTCTTTCATCTGGCTTCCCAGGATAGTTGGGAACTGATGCAAAAATTCATGTCTGCAACCAGCGATATTGCCGATGCAATGGGTCGCAATCAATATACTTGGTGGGCCAACCTACTCAACGTTTTTTCTGAGGATACCCGCTATTATCTCGATGAATTTTGGAATTATATTACTCCAGAAGCCCCTCTGCCAGATTACCGTTACAAAGATATTCTCAGCGTCGAAGCACCCGTCGTTCAAACCGTTAGCCGCGACGCTATCCCCATCGACTTTGTACTCAACCGCCTTCAGGAAATTACCATCTTCAAAGTTCTAGATTTGCTGGGAAAACCGGACTTAATTACCCAGTATTTTATGGATCGCAGCTATTACTATCCCTCAGTGCGATTCATAAATTGGGAACGCCTAGAAATCATGGGAAGTGCCTATGCTTATTGGTCAGAAGCTCAAGTTTGGTTGCAAATTGACTATTTAGGACGTGGGGGAAGACGACGCTATACCCTGATTGCCAATAACATCACGCCTCTGGTGACTAAAGCCACCTATAACCTCGCCGTCATGTTAAGCGGCTATCAAAGTCGAGTCGGTCAAGTCCATGCAGAGTTTGCCATTCGCAGCTTTCCGGCTGATATCCAAAGCTTTACCGATAGGGTTCAACAAGCTATTCTTGATAGCGATCAACTAGCCATTTTAGTTCAAGGCGAACCCGGAACCGGAAAAACAGCTTGGACGCAAGCCGTAGCCAGGGAAATTTTAGCACCTCTCGGCTATGTGATTTTTATTCTCGATCATGATGCGGTGGAAAACTTTGTTCCTCCAAGTTATTTAGAGCGAATTTGCCTGATTATTAACGAAGCCGATAATCTAGCGCAGAATCGTGCAAGTTTAGTGGCTCAAAATAATAGCAAAACGGAACATATTTTAAGCTTGTTGGATGGCACGCTTTATCAAAGCGTCATTGATGATGCTGGCGTTCATGCTAAACAAAAGCTTGTTGTTTTAATGACCTGCAACACCACCGAACGTCTCGATCCGGCTATGCTGAGAAAAGGACGAGTCGATTTGATGTATGACTTTGTACATCGATTTGTTTAA
- a CDS encoding vWA domain-containing protein, with the protein MVNTATAERDLRLEMLNSLLTTPHRKLEAVAEIHQLIIELDPIFYGHLAAWYHNNGDVRDHKEVFVGNLLTSNLNEHRNAGFTLLQTFPPYEVARIVDFMKRQRNKLPRCAKTAVQRYLRKREANPDFFDRAVLRSRKSVKHLYASLHIKPSERANAILFKEVPPEGSLLYQLKQLAKASTPAEQAQMIVEHRIPYTVAVGAIQQITPTVLVALINAMTPQEVINNLNALNARGAMDNPEVKQLINAKLEEATKANRVSAFKARVAADVTQLDAETTEKLERVTNEQVKKRGKIVKPTGLLVDKSGSMEQAVEIGKRMASMISGVTEADLYVYAFDTMPYAVQAQGNELTDWEKAFLHVRAGGGTSIGCALEAMRLKRQVVEQIILVTDEGENAAPYFAETYQAYCQTLNVFPDVIIVKVGYCSDWVETQLKKKQIPVETFTFKGDYYALPNLIPLLSRPSRLELLLEIMDTPLPVRDD; encoded by the coding sequence ATGGTAAATACCGCAACCGCAGAACGCGACCTGCGCTTAGAAATGCTCAATAGCTTGCTGACTACCCCCCACCGCAAGCTAGAAGCCGTCGCCGAAATTCATCAACTGATTATTGAACTTGACCCCATCTTTTACGGACACCTGGCGGCTTGGTACCACAATAACGGCGATGTCCGCGACCACAAAGAAGTCTTTGTCGGCAACTTACTCACCAGTAACCTCAACGAACACCGTAACGCTGGGTTTACGCTGTTACAAACCTTCCCACCCTATGAAGTAGCCCGCATTGTAGACTTCATGAAGCGACAACGCAACAAACTCCCGCGTTGTGCCAAAACCGCCGTTCAGCGCTACCTGAGAAAGCGGGAAGCCAACCCCGACTTTTTCGACCGCGCCGTTCTGCGGAGTCGCAAATCTGTCAAACATCTTTACGCCAGCTTGCACATCAAGCCCAGCGAACGGGCAAACGCGATTCTGTTCAAGGAAGTGCCTCCGGAGGGGAGTTTGCTGTATCAACTCAAGCAGTTAGCCAAGGCAAGCACCCCAGCAGAACAAGCGCAGATGATTGTCGAACACCGCATTCCTTACACCGTGGCAGTGGGCGCTATTCAGCAAATTACGCCAACGGTATTGGTTGCGTTAATTAATGCCATGACTCCCCAAGAAGTCATTAACAACCTCAACGCCCTGAATGCACGCGGGGCAATGGATAACCCAGAGGTGAAGCAATTAATTAACGCCAAACTGGAGGAAGCAACGAAGGCTAACCGAGTTTCTGCATTCAAAGCGCGGGTTGCAGCCGATGTTACTCAGTTAGATGCGGAAACCACCGAAAAGCTCGAACGCGTCACGAACGAACAAGTCAAGAAGCGGGGCAAAATTGTCAAGCCGACGGGTTTGTTAGTCGATAAGTCGGGTTCGATGGAACAGGCGGTCGAAATTGGCAAGCGTATGGCTTCAATGATTTCTGGCGTGACTGAGGCAGATTTGTATGTCTATGCCTTCGACACGATGCCCTATGCGGTACAAGCCCAAGGGAACGAGTTAACCGACTGGGAAAAAGCCTTTCTGCACGTTCGCGCTGGAGGCGGTACCAGTATTGGTTGCGCGCTGGAAGCAATGCGCCTGAAGCGGCAAGTGGTCGAGCAAATTATTCTGGTAACAGATGAAGGAGAAAATGCGGCTCCTTATTTTGCAGAGACTTACCAAGCTTACTGCCAAACGCTAAATGTCTTCCCGGATGTGATTATTGTCAAAGTGGGATATTGCAGCGATTGGGTGGAAACTCAATTAAAGAAAAAGCAAATTCCTGTAGAGACGTTTACGTTCAAGGGCGACTACTACGCACTCCCGAATTTGATTCCGCTATTGTCTCGTCCTTCTCGCTTGGAGTTACTCCTAGAAATTATGGATACTCCGCTGCCAGTACGAGATGACTAG
- a CDS encoding VIT domain-containing protein produces the protein MPTSTPIYPGLYIQSDTETPLAFPLKHTTVNAQIDGNLSRVKVIQSFENPFSDPLEAIYIFPLPDEAAVDEMEIQIGDRTLKGSIKKREEAQALYQQAKQQGKTAGLLEQERDNIFTQSLANIQPGEQIQVAISYSDSLKFEGGNYEFIFPMVVGPRYIPGNPIDNSGDTDIVPDASRISPPIVPPGTRSRHDISLNLSIDAGVPVTEVRSPSHRIEINRTGERLQIQLGGEDTIPNKDFILRYQISGQQTQTTVLSQADERGGHFALYFIPALTYRPEEIIPKDVVFLVDTSGSQGGYPLQKCQEMMRLFIAGLNPGDTFSILDFSTHVRRLSETPLANTPENRALALTYINQLNACGGTEMLSGLRAAINTPTPEGRLRSVVLLSDGYIGNETQIFAEIQANLKRGNRLYSFGAGSSVNRFLLNRAAEIGRGTCQMIRHDEPTADVAQKFFRQMNNPVLVNLEVAWEGAGESPVIYPTAAPDLFAEQPLVLRGRKADAAAGKLLVKGTCAGGEPYRQTFDLNFEAAGNPAIAQLWGRARIKELMNQMASGEVKSGVESVTDTALTYHLMSQYTAFIAISDDQRVETSSQSIQVEVPVEMPEAVSYAAAAAPSVPMAIRSMKRRPAPSVQVSAEACSSEGQAAYFMAPSISQADVLQKSLPKGPAPRLEIISCQGLSGAELAQLQQHLQQVNLPPGVSGNLVWEFSLENGRVKNLVLDDAQSHRLDSTLINLVKRSLLVWKPQNLPNTHVILHLWINL, from the coding sequence ATGCCAACATCCACCCCCATTTATCCCGGACTTTACATTCAATCTGACACCGAAACCCCCCTCGCATTTCCCCTCAAACACACCACAGTCAACGCCCAAATTGACGGGAACCTGTCGCGGGTTAAAGTGATTCAATCCTTTGAAAACCCCTTTAGCGACCCCTTAGAAGCCATCTACATCTTCCCATTACCCGACGAAGCCGCCGTTGATGAAATGGAAATTCAAATTGGCGATCGCACCCTCAAAGGAAGCATCAAAAAACGCGAAGAAGCCCAAGCCCTTTACCAACAAGCCAAACAACAGGGCAAAACCGCCGGACTTCTCGAACAAGAACGCGATAACATCTTCACCCAATCCCTCGCCAACATCCAACCGGGCGAACAAATCCAAGTCGCCATCAGCTATAGCGATAGCCTCAAATTCGAGGGCGGAAACTACGAATTCATCTTTCCAATGGTCGTCGGGCCGCGCTATATTCCAGGCAACCCCATCGACAACAGCGGCGACACCGATATCGTCCCCGACGCCTCCCGGATTTCGCCCCCCATCGTACCACCGGGAACCCGTTCTAGACATGACATTAGCCTCAATCTCAGCATCGACGCTGGCGTTCCAGTGACCGAAGTGCGATCGCCCTCCCATCGCATCGAGATTAACCGTACCGGAGAACGCCTGCAAATCCAACTTGGCGGCGAAGATACCATCCCCAACAAAGACTTCATCCTCCGCTATCAAATCTCAGGTCAACAAACCCAAACCACCGTTCTCAGCCAAGCCGACGAACGCGGCGGACACTTCGCCCTGTACTTCATCCCCGCCTTAACCTATCGCCCAGAAGAAATCATCCCCAAAGATGTCGTCTTCCTCGTCGATACCTCCGGTTCCCAAGGCGGCTACCCCTTGCAGAAATGCCAAGAAATGATGCGCCTCTTCATCGCAGGCTTAAACCCCGGCGACACCTTCAGCATCCTTGACTTTTCTACCCACGTTCGCCGTCTCTCGGAAACGCCCTTAGCCAATACCCCAGAAAACCGCGCCCTCGCCCTCACCTACATCAACCAACTGAACGCCTGTGGGGGAACCGAAATGTTAAGCGGCCTTCGCGCCGCCATCAACACCCCCACCCCAGAAGGACGCTTGCGGAGTGTGGTGTTGCTCTCCGATGGTTATATTGGCAACGAAACCCAAATCTTTGCCGAAATACAAGCCAACCTGAAACGGGGAAATCGCCTCTATAGCTTTGGTGCAGGCAGTTCCGTTAATCGCTTTTTACTCAACCGTGCGGCTGAAATCGGTCGCGGTACCTGCCAAATGATCCGCCACGACGAACCCACCGCCGACGTAGCCCAGAAGTTCTTCCGCCAGATGAATAACCCCGTCTTGGTGAATCTCGAAGTCGCTTGGGAAGGGGCCGGAGAATCCCCCGTCATCTACCCTACCGCAGCCCCAGACTTATTTGCCGAACAACCGCTGGTACTCAGGGGACGCAAAGCCGATGCAGCGGCCGGTAAACTGCTCGTGAAAGGTACCTGTGCGGGCGGAGAGCCGTATCGCCAGACCTTTGACCTCAACTTTGAAGCAGCAGGCAATCCCGCCATTGCACAGCTTTGGGGACGCGCCAGAATCAAGGAACTGATGAACCAAATGGCAAGCGGAGAAGTGAAATCGGGCGTGGAGTCAGTGACAGACACGGCGTTAACCTATCATCTGATGTCGCAATATACCGCCTTTATCGCCATCAGCGATGACCAACGGGTGGAAACCAGCAGTCAATCGATTCAGGTGGAAGTTCCGGTCGAAATGCCAGAAGCGGTGAGTTACGCGGCTGCTGCTGCTCCTAGCGTTCCGATGGCGATTCGGAGCATGAAGAGGAGACCCGCTCCCTCTGTTCAAGTCTCGGCTGAGGCGTGTTCTTCAGAGGGTCAGGCTGCTTACTTCATGGCTCCCTCAATCTCTCAAGCGGATGTTCTCCAAAAGAGTCTGCCAAAAGGTCCTGCACCGCGCCTAGAAATTATCAGTTGTCAGGGATTGAGTGGCGCAGAACTCGCTCAACTGCAACAGCACTTGCAACAGGTGAACCTCCCGCCAGGGGTGAGTGGAAATTTGGTTTGGGAATTTTCCCTAGAAAATGGACGCGTCAAGAATCTCGTTCTCGACGATGCTCAATCCCATCGCTTAGATAGCACGCTGATTAATCTGGTGAAGCGATCGCTCTTAGTTTGGAAACCGCAGAACCTCCCCAACACTCACGTTATCCTTCACCTGTGGATTAACCTCTAA
- a CDS encoding DIP1984 family protein, whose amino-acid sequence MKLAEALILRADCQKRVEQLRQRLAKSAQIQEGEMPPENPQTLLAELETAVSELTGLIQRINRTNSQTELEAGIIISDALARRDTLVLKRSVYESLMRAASHSQNRYSRTEIKVLSTVNVAEIQSQIDRMARDYRELDTQIQAANWNTELLD is encoded by the coding sequence ATGAAACTTGCAGAAGCATTAATTTTAAGAGCAGATTGCCAAAAGCGGGTTGAACAGTTAAGACAGCGATTAGCAAAAAGCGCCCAGATACAAGAGGGGGAAATGCCGCCAGAAAACCCTCAGACGCTTTTGGCTGAACTGGAAACAGCAGTTAGCGAACTGACTGGGTTAATTCAACGGATTAATCGCACCAATTCGCAAACGGAACTAGAAGCCGGAATCATAATTTCAGATGCTTTAGCCCGCCGAGATACGTTGGTACTGAAGCGCAGTGTCTATGAATCTTTGATGCGTGCGGCTTCTCACTCCCAAAACCGTTATAGCCGTACTGAAATCAAGGTTCTCAGCACGGTTAATGTGGCGGAGATTCAATCCCAAATTGATAGAATGGCGAGAGATTACCGCGAACTGGATACGCAAATTCAAGCGGCAAACTGGAATACAGAGTTGCTAGATTAA
- a CDS encoding thioesterase family protein, with translation MQKFTTQLRVRHYEMDALGHVNNAVYQHYLEQAAIEHSEHLGFTVARYQQLGGVFVLRKVEIEYLRPANASDILEITTWLEKMKGPRAVRRYEIRRLDAEDILVMAEALWVWVDTTAMRPRVIPKEMIEAFDAYLQPA, from the coding sequence ATGCAAAAGTTTACTACTCAACTGCGCGTCCGACACTACGAAATGGACGCTTTAGGTCATGTCAACAACGCCGTTTATCAACATTATCTCGAACAAGCCGCGATTGAACATTCCGAACACCTCGGCTTTACTGTAGCGCGTTACCAGCAACTCGGCGGCGTTTTTGTGTTGAGAAAGGTGGAAATTGAGTATCTACGACCTGCCAATGCCAGCGATATTTTAGAAATTACCACTTGGCTAGAGAAAATGAAAGGGCCTCGCGCCGTTCGCCGCTATGAAATTCGCCGCTTAGATGCTGAAGATATTCTCGTGATGGCTGAGGCTTTATGGGTTTGGGTGGATACGACTGCGATGCGTCCCCGCGTTATTCCTAAAGAGATGATTGAAGCTTTTGATGCTTATTTACAGCCTGCTTAG